One genomic segment of Scomber japonicus isolate fScoJap1 chromosome 23, fScoJap1.pri, whole genome shotgun sequence includes these proteins:
- the yeats4 gene encoding YEATS domain-containing protein 4 translates to MFKKMTEFGPDSGGRVKGVTIVKPIVFGNVARYFGKKREEDGHTHQWSVYVKPYRNEDMSAYVKKIQFKLHESYGNPLRVVTKPPYEITETGWGEFEIIVKIFFIDPNERPVTLYHLLKLFQSDSSAMPKKTVVSEFYDEMIFQDPTAMMQQLLTTSRQLTLGAYKHETEFGELEQRTKEKMEAAKKRTSQEITELKDKLKASRENINHLKAEIRKLEEDGDHKDH, encoded by the exons ATGTTCAAAAAGATGACAGAATTTGGTCCAGATTCCGGGGGGCGAGTTAAG GGAGTGACTATTGTGAAGCCTATTGTGTTTGGAAACGTTGCCCGATATTTtgggaagaagagggaagaggatggacacacacaccagtggTCTGTCTATGTGAAGCCTTACAGAAATGAG GATATGTCTGCTTATGTGAAGAAAATCCAGTTCAAGCTACATGAGAGTTATGGTAACCCACTGAGAG TTGTGACTAAGCCTCCCTACGAGATTACAGAGACGGGCTGGGGGGAGTTTGAAATCATCGTCAAGATCTTCTTCATTGACCCCAATGAGAGACCG gtgaCTCTGTACCATCTGTTGAAGCTGTTTCAGTCCGACTCCAGTGCCATGCCAAAGAAGACAGTTGTCTCTGAATTCTATGATGAAATG ATCTTCCAGGATCCTACAGCCATGATGCAGCAGCTACTGACCACATCGAGACAACTCACCCTGGGAGCATACAAGCATGAGACAGAGT TCGGTGAGCTGGAGCAGAGGACCAAGGAGAAAATGGAGGCAGCAAAGAAGAGAACCAGCCAAGAGATCACAGAGCTGAAAGACAAACTAAAAGCCAGCAGAGAAAACATCAACCACCTGAAGGCAGAGATCAGGAAACTGGAAGAGGATGGAGACCACAAGGatcactga
- the napepld gene encoding N-acyl-phosphatidylethanolamine-hydrolyzing phospholipase D: MACSCKLNKYTARLNVGLKLLQQSFFRRLSSRCGGEPMEKPSSSDKAALEERKGLVEDGEVLRGAEGGEADPQAQTPRKSSSSRSSRKSFRLDYRLEEDVTKSSRDKHGRWTNPWSTWRFPSYSTLLRFLLWDKNHSNVPASKEVLDSELPVLEPYFVNNLDHSESSPGLRVTWLGHATVLVEMDGLNILTDPIFSQRASPVQFMGPKRYRGPPCTVEQLPRIDAVVISHSHYDHLDAGSVESLNERFGGELRWFVPLGLMDWLVKMGCENVMELDWWEENCVPGHDDVTFVCTPSQHWSKRTAVDDNKSLWGSWSVLGPDHRFFFAGDTGYCSTFQEIGRRFGPFDLAAIPIGAYLPRDVMKGQHVDPEEAVQIHQDLQARQSVAIHWGTFALAYEYYLEPPVRLREALEQKGLKPESFFTLHHGESRLIASQSGDVFD, encoded by the exons ATGGCGTGTAGCTGTAAGTTGAACAAATATACAGCGCGACTGAATGTAGGGTTAAAGTTACTTCAGCAGTCCTTCTTCAGGAGGCTGAGTTCAAG GTGTGGTGGTGAGCCCATGGAGAAACCATCATCTTCAGACAAAGCAGCgctggaggagaggaaaggccTGGTGGAG GATGGTGAAGTGCTGCGAGGGGCTGAGGGTGGTGAGGCAGATCCTCAGGCACAGACCCCTAGGAAGAGCAGCTCCTCCCGTTCCTCCCGCAAAAGCTTCCGCCTGGACTACCGATTAGAA GAGGACGTGACCAAGTCTTCTCGAGACAAACACGGCCGCTGGACCAATCCCTGGTCCACATGGCGGTTCCCTTCCTACTCCACCCTGCTCAGGTTCCTGTTGTGGGACAAAAATCACAGCAATGTACCAGCTAGTAAAGAG GTTCTAGACAGTGAGCTCCCAGTGCTGGAACCGTATTTTGTTAATAACCTGGACCACTCTGAATCCAGTCCAGGTCTGAGAGTCACCTGGCTGGGTCATGCCACAGTTCTGGTTGAAATGGACGGGCTGAACATTCTAACAGACCCAATTTTCAGCCAGAGGGCCTCACCGGTCCAGTTCATGGGGCCCAAAAGGTACAGAGGGCCCCCCTGCACTGTGGAacag TTGCCTAGGATCGATGCTGTTGTCATTAGTCACTCTCATTATGATCACCTGGATGCTGGATCTGTGGAAAGCCTTAACGAACGCTTTGGAGGGGAGCTACGCTG gTTCGTGCCCCTGGGTTTAATGGACTGGCTGGTAAAGATGGGCTGTGAGAACGTGATGGAGCTGGACTGGTGGGAGGAGAACTGTGTGCCGggtcatgatgatgtcacatttgtGTGCACACCGTCTCAGCACTGGAGTAAACGAACCGCAGTGGACGACAACAAA TCTTTATGGGGCAGCTGGTCTGTTTTAGGTCCAGACCATCGCTTCTTCTTCGCTGGTGATACCGGTTACTGCTCAACTTTCCAGGAGATTGGGCGACGCTTTGGACCGTTTGACCTCGCAGCAATTCCTATTGGAGCTTACCTGCCCAG GGACGTGATGAAGGGGCAGCATGTAGACCCAGAGGAGGCAGTTCAGATTCACCAAGACCTTCAGGCCAGACAGTCTGTGGCTATTCATTGGGGAACCTTTGCCCTCGCCTATGAG TACTACCTGGAGCCACCGGTTCGTCTCAGAGAGGCCCTGGAACAGAAAGGTCTCAAACCAGAATCCTTCTTCACCTTGCATCATGGGGAGTCTCGCCTTATAGCCTCACAGAGTGGAGACGTGTTTGACTGA